The following are encoded together in the Prionailurus viverrinus isolate Anna chromosome B3, UM_Priviv_1.0, whole genome shotgun sequence genome:
- the ZNF592 gene encoding zinc finger protein 592 isoform X3: MGDMKTPDFDDLLAAFDIPDPTSLDAKEAIQTPSEDNESPLKPAGMCMDESVSLSHSGSASDVPAVSVIVKNTSRQESFEAEKDHIAPSLLHNGFRGSDLPPDPHNLGHNCGKFDSTFMNGDSARSFPGKLEPSKSEPLPTFNQFSPISSPEPEDAIKDNGFGMKPKHSDGYFPPPPGCGPVGGPVLEALAKFPVPELHMFDHFCKKEPKPEPLPLGSQQEHERGGQKVGEPHKELDASRFFGEALEFNSHPSNSIGEPKGLALELGTCSSVPPRQRLKPAHSKLSSCVAALVALQAKRVASVTKEDQPGHTKEPSGPTKEGSKGSPKMPKSPKSPRSPLEATRKSIKPSDSPRSICSDSSSKGSPSVAASSPPAIPKVRIKTIKTSSGEIKRTVTRILPDPDDPSKSPVGSPLGSAVAEAPSEVPEDEVTALPAVERSPEAGANAGSPQGDKKGDESAPKASESSSSCCSSGSRAPKGAAPGPQTGRKQQQSAAPQVSAPAPASLLPKAVHLANLNLVPHSVAASVTAKSSAQRRSQPQLTQMSVPLVHQVKKAAPLAVEVFNKVLHSSNPVPLYAPNLSPPADSRIHVPASGYCCLECGDAFALEKSLSQHYGRRSVHIEVLCTLCSQTLLFFNKCSLLRHARDHKSKGLVMQCSQLLVKPISVDQMFAAAPANSPALAAPAAPAAPAAPASPKHGPAPGGAGPALPALPLYPDPVRLIRHGIKCLECHRQIRDYMAMAAHFQRTTEETEGLTCQVCQMLLPNQCSFCAHQRIHAHKSPYCCPECGALCRSAYFQTHVKENCLHYARKVGYRCIHCGVVHLTLALLKSHIQERHCQVFHKCAFCPMAFKTASSTADHSASQHPTQPHRPSQLIYKCSCEMVFNKKRHIQQHFYQNASKTQVGVFKCPECPLLFLQKPELMQHVKSTHGVPRNVDELSSLQSSSDTASSRPGSRVPTEPPAASVAARGSSLPSGRWGRPEAHRRTEARPRLRNTGWTCQECQEWVPDRENYVSHMKKSHGRTLKRYPCRQCEQSFHTPNSLRKHIRNNHDTVKKVYTCGYCTEDSPSFPRPSLLESHISLMHGIRNPDLSQTSKVRPPGGHSPQVSHLKRPGSGAGDAPGTSNGAAVSSTKRHKSLFQCAKCSFATDSGLEFQSHIPQHQADSSTAQCLLCGLCYTSASSLSRHLYIVHKMFLMGVLSYRLLSSENACCNKHLSAH, from the exons ATGGGGGATATGAAAACTCCAGATTTTGATGACCTTCTGGCTGCCTTTGACATCCCAGACCCCACCAGCCTTGATGCCAAGGAGGCCATCCAGACCCCCAGTGAGGACAATGAGAGTCCCCTCAAACCCGCAGGCATGTGTATGGATGAGAGCGTGTCCTTGTCTCACTCAGGATCAGCCTCAGATGTGCCGGCCGTGAGTGTCATCGTCAAGAACACCAGCCGCCAGGAGTCGTTCGAAGCGGAGAAGGACCACATCGCTCCCAGCCTCCTCCACAATGGATTCCGGGGCTCAGACCTGCCTCCAGATCCCCACAACCTGGGTCACAACTGTGGGAAATTTGATTCAACTTTCATGAATGGAGACAGTGCCAGGAGTTTCCCCGGCAAGCTAGAACCTTCCAAGTCAGAGCCGTTACCGACCTTTAACCAGTTCAGTCCAATCTCCAGCCCAGAACCTGAGGATGCCATCAAAGATAATGGGTTTGGAATGAAGCCCAAGCACTCTGACGGTTATTTTCCACCCCCTCCTGGGTGTGGGCCTGTGGGGGGCCCAGTCCTGGAGGCTCTGGCAAAGTTTCCGGTCCCAGAGCTGCATATGTTTGATCACTTTTGTAAGAAAGAGCCCAAGCCAGAACCTCTGCCCTTGGGGAGTCAGCAGGAACACGAGCGAGGTGGGCAGAAGGTGGGGGAGCCTCACAAGGAGCTGGATGCCAGTCGATTCTTTGGGGAAGCTTTGGAATTCAACAGCCACCCCAGCAACAGTATTGGAGAGCCTAAGGGGCTTGCCCTGGAGCTCGGCACCTGCTCGTCAGTCCCCCCTAGGCAACGTCTGAAGCCAGCTCATTCCAAGCTGTCCTCTTGTGTCGCAGCCTTGGTGGCCCTGCAGGCCAAAAGAGTGGCCAGTGTCACCAAGGAGGATCAGCCTGGCCACACAAAGGAACCCTCAGGGCCCACTAAAGAGGGCTCCAAAGGCAGCCCCAAAATGCCCAAGTCACCAAAGAGTCCCCGGAGCCCCCTGGAGGCCACTAGAAAGAGTATCAAGCCCTCGGACAGCCCTCGGAGCAtctgcagtgacagcagcagCAAAGGCTCCCCTTCGGTGGCTGCCAGCTCCCCACCAGCAATTCCCAAAGTCAGGATCAAAACCATTAAGACGTCATCGGGGGAAATCAAACGGACCGTCACGAGGATCCTGCCGGACCCTGACGATCCCAGTAAGTCCCCCGTTGGGTCCCCTCTAGGGAGTGCCGTCGCTGAGGCCCCGAGCGAGGTGCCAGAGGATGAGGTCACGGCCTTGCCCGCGGTGGAGCGCTCTCCTGAGGCGGGCGCAAACGCCGGGAGCCCCCAGGGTGACAAGAAGGGGGACGAGAGCGCGCCGAAGGCCAGCGAATCTTCGTCTTCCTGCTGCAGCTCCGGGTCTCGGGCCCCCAAGGGGGCTGCCCCCGGCCCGCAGACGGGCAGGAAGCAGCAGCAGAGCGCGGCGCCTCAGGTGTCCGCGCCGGCCCCCGCCAGCCTCCTGCCCAAGGCCGTGCACCTGGCCAACCTGAACCTGGTCCCCCACAGCGTCGCCGCGTCAGTCACGGCCAAGTCCTCCGCGCAGCGGCGGAGCCAGCCGCAGCTCACCCAGATGTCCGTGCCCCTGGTCCACCAGGTGAAGAAGGCCGCCCCGCTGGCCGTGGAGGTCTTCAACAAGGTCCTCCACAGCTCCAACCCCGTGCCCCTCTATGCGCCCAATCTCAGCCCGCCCGCGGACAGCAGGATCCACGTGCCGGCCAGCGGGTACTGCTGCCTGGAGTGTGGGGACGCGTTTGCCTTAGAGAAGAGCCTGAGCCAGCACTACGGCCGGCGGAGCGTCCACATCGAGGTGCTGTGCACGCTGTGCTCCCAGACGCTTCTCTTCTTCAACAAGTGCAGCCTGCTCCGGCACGCCCGCGACCACAAGAGCAAGGGGCTCGTCATGCAGTGCTCACAGCTGCTCGTGAAGCCCATCTCTGTGGACCAGATGTTCGCGGCCGCCCCCGCGAACTCCCCGGCCCtggccgcccccgccgcccccgccgcccccgctgCCCCCGCTTCCCCCAAACACGGCCCGGCTCCGGGCGGTGCGGGCCCGGCCCTTCCGGCTCTGCCGCTCTACCCGGACCCCGTGAGGCTCATCCGGCACGGGATCAAGTGTCTCGAGTGTCACAGGCAGATACGCGACTACATGGCCATGGCTGCGCATTTCCAGAGAACGACGGAGGAGACCGAGGGGCTG ACTTGCCAGGTGTGCCAGATGCTGCTGCCCAATCAGTGCAGCTTCTGTGCCCACCAGCGGATCCACGCCCACAAGTCCCCCTACTGCTGCCCGGAGTGCGGGGCCCTCTGTCGCTCGGCCTACTTCCAGACCCACGTGAAGGAGAACTGCTTGCACTATGCCCGCAAGGTGGGCTACAG GTGCATCCACTGCGGGGTCGTCCACCTGACCTTGGCCTTGCTGAAAAGCCACATCCAGGAGCGACACTGCCAGGTTTTCCACAAATGTGCATTCTGCCCCATGGCCTTCAAGACTGCCAGCAGCACTGCGGACCACAGCGCCTCTCAgcaccccacccagccccacagACCCTCCCA GCTCATTTATAAGTGCTCCTGTGAAATGGTCTTCAACAAGAAGAGACACATTCAGCAGCATTTTTATCAGAATGCCAGCAAGACGCAGGTGGGCGTCTTCAAGTGCCCTGAGTGCCCACTGCTGTTCCTGCAGAAGCCGGAGTTGATGCAGCACGTCAAG agcACCCACGGTGTTCCCCGAAACGTGGACGAGCTGTCCAGCCTCCAGTCTTCGTCGGACACGGCCTCGAGCCGGCCTGGCTCTCGAGTTCCCACCGAGCCCCCGGCCGCCAGCGTGGCCGCTCGgggcagctccctgccctccggcCGCTGGGGCAGGCCCGAGGCCCATCGCAGGACCGAGGCCAGGCCCCGGCTGAGGAACACTGGCTGGACCTGCCAGGAGTGTCAGGAGTGGGTTCCTGATCGGGAGAACTACGTGTCCCACATGAAGAAGAGCCACGGTCGG ACGTTGAAGCGGTACCCGTGTCGGCAGTGTGAGCAGTCCTTCCACACCCCCAACAGCCTGCGCAAACACATCCGCAACAACCACGACACCGTGAAGAAAGTCTACACTTGCGG GTACTGCACAGAGGACAGCCCCAGCTTTCCTCGGCCCTCCCTTCTGGAGAGCCATATCAGCCTTATGCACGGTATCAGAAACCCTGATTTGAGCCAGACGTCCAAAGTCAGACCTCCGGGTGGACATTCCCCTCAG gTGAGCCATCTGAAAAGACCGGGCAGCGGAGCCGGGGACGCTCCGGGCACCAGCAATGGCGCGGCCGTCTCTTCCACCAAAAGGCACAAGTCCCTGTTCCAGTGTGCGAAATGTAGCTTTGCCACAGACTCGGGGCTCGAGTTTCAGAGCCACATACCTCAGCACCAGGCGGACAGCTCCACGGCCCAGTGTCTCCTCTGCGGCCTGTGCTACACCTCTGCCAGCTCCCTCAGCCGCCACCTCTACATCGTCCACAAG atgtttttaatGGGTGTGCTATCATATCGTTTGTTATCATCAGAAAACGCTTGCTGTAACAAGCACTTATCTGCACATTAG
- the ZNF592 gene encoding zinc finger protein 592 isoform X1 codes for MGDMKTPDFDDLLAAFDIPDPTSLDAKEAIQTPSEDNESPLKPAGMCMDESVSLSHSGSASDVPAVSVIVKNTSRQESFEAEKDHIAPSLLHNGFRGSDLPPDPHNLGHNCGKFDSTFMNGDSARSFPGKLEPSKSEPLPTFNQFSPISSPEPEDAIKDNGFGMKPKHSDGYFPPPPGCGPVGGPVLEALAKFPVPELHMFDHFCKKEPKPEPLPLGSQQEHERGGQKVGEPHKELDASRFFGEALEFNSHPSNSIGEPKGLALELGTCSSVPPRQRLKPAHSKLSSCVAALVALQAKRVASVTKEDQPGHTKEPSGPTKEGSKGSPKMPKSPKSPRSPLEATRKSIKPSDSPRSICSDSSSKGSPSVAASSPPAIPKVRIKTIKTSSGEIKRTVTRILPDPDDPSKSPVGSPLGSAVAEAPSEVPEDEVTALPAVERSPEAGANAGSPQGDKKGDESAPKASESSSSCCSSGSRAPKGAAPGPQTGRKQQQSAAPQVSAPAPASLLPKAVHLANLNLVPHSVAASVTAKSSAQRRSQPQLTQMSVPLVHQVKKAAPLAVEVFNKVLHSSNPVPLYAPNLSPPADSRIHVPASGYCCLECGDAFALEKSLSQHYGRRSVHIEVLCTLCSQTLLFFNKCSLLRHARDHKSKGLVMQCSQLLVKPISVDQMFAAAPANSPALAAPAAPAAPAAPASPKHGPAPGGAGPALPALPLYPDPVRLIRHGIKCLECHRQIRDYMAMAAHFQRTTEETEGLTCQVCQMLLPNQCSFCAHQRIHAHKSPYCCPECGALCRSAYFQTHVKENCLHYARKVGYRCIHCGVVHLTLALLKSHIQERHCQVFHKCAFCPMAFKTASSTADHSASQHPTQPHRPSQLIYKCSCEMVFNKKRHIQQHFYQNASKTQVGVFKCPECPLLFLQKPELMQHVKSTHGVPRNVDELSSLQSSSDTASSRPGSRVPTEPPAASVAARGSSLPSGRWGRPEAHRRTEARPRLRNTGWTCQECQEWVPDRENYVSHMKKSHGRTLKRYPCRQCEQSFHTPNSLRKHIRNNHDTVKKVYTCGYCTEDSPSFPRPSLLESHISLMHGIRNPDLSQTSKVRPPGGHSPQVSHLKRPGSGAGDAPGTSNGAAVSSTKRHKSLFQCAKCSFATDSGLEFQSHIPQHQADSSTAQCLLCGLCYTSASSLSRHLYIVHKVRDQEEEEEEEEEEEEDAEAVAEAAEAAEPEEGSGEEVSMETRENGLEEGAGEPLLGDTEARSPGPAPEEDGAQDAQSQPQASQDQDSHAPPPQV; via the exons ATGGGGGATATGAAAACTCCAGATTTTGATGACCTTCTGGCTGCCTTTGACATCCCAGACCCCACCAGCCTTGATGCCAAGGAGGCCATCCAGACCCCCAGTGAGGACAATGAGAGTCCCCTCAAACCCGCAGGCATGTGTATGGATGAGAGCGTGTCCTTGTCTCACTCAGGATCAGCCTCAGATGTGCCGGCCGTGAGTGTCATCGTCAAGAACACCAGCCGCCAGGAGTCGTTCGAAGCGGAGAAGGACCACATCGCTCCCAGCCTCCTCCACAATGGATTCCGGGGCTCAGACCTGCCTCCAGATCCCCACAACCTGGGTCACAACTGTGGGAAATTTGATTCAACTTTCATGAATGGAGACAGTGCCAGGAGTTTCCCCGGCAAGCTAGAACCTTCCAAGTCAGAGCCGTTACCGACCTTTAACCAGTTCAGTCCAATCTCCAGCCCAGAACCTGAGGATGCCATCAAAGATAATGGGTTTGGAATGAAGCCCAAGCACTCTGACGGTTATTTTCCACCCCCTCCTGGGTGTGGGCCTGTGGGGGGCCCAGTCCTGGAGGCTCTGGCAAAGTTTCCGGTCCCAGAGCTGCATATGTTTGATCACTTTTGTAAGAAAGAGCCCAAGCCAGAACCTCTGCCCTTGGGGAGTCAGCAGGAACACGAGCGAGGTGGGCAGAAGGTGGGGGAGCCTCACAAGGAGCTGGATGCCAGTCGATTCTTTGGGGAAGCTTTGGAATTCAACAGCCACCCCAGCAACAGTATTGGAGAGCCTAAGGGGCTTGCCCTGGAGCTCGGCACCTGCTCGTCAGTCCCCCCTAGGCAACGTCTGAAGCCAGCTCATTCCAAGCTGTCCTCTTGTGTCGCAGCCTTGGTGGCCCTGCAGGCCAAAAGAGTGGCCAGTGTCACCAAGGAGGATCAGCCTGGCCACACAAAGGAACCCTCAGGGCCCACTAAAGAGGGCTCCAAAGGCAGCCCCAAAATGCCCAAGTCACCAAAGAGTCCCCGGAGCCCCCTGGAGGCCACTAGAAAGAGTATCAAGCCCTCGGACAGCCCTCGGAGCAtctgcagtgacagcagcagCAAAGGCTCCCCTTCGGTGGCTGCCAGCTCCCCACCAGCAATTCCCAAAGTCAGGATCAAAACCATTAAGACGTCATCGGGGGAAATCAAACGGACCGTCACGAGGATCCTGCCGGACCCTGACGATCCCAGTAAGTCCCCCGTTGGGTCCCCTCTAGGGAGTGCCGTCGCTGAGGCCCCGAGCGAGGTGCCAGAGGATGAGGTCACGGCCTTGCCCGCGGTGGAGCGCTCTCCTGAGGCGGGCGCAAACGCCGGGAGCCCCCAGGGTGACAAGAAGGGGGACGAGAGCGCGCCGAAGGCCAGCGAATCTTCGTCTTCCTGCTGCAGCTCCGGGTCTCGGGCCCCCAAGGGGGCTGCCCCCGGCCCGCAGACGGGCAGGAAGCAGCAGCAGAGCGCGGCGCCTCAGGTGTCCGCGCCGGCCCCCGCCAGCCTCCTGCCCAAGGCCGTGCACCTGGCCAACCTGAACCTGGTCCCCCACAGCGTCGCCGCGTCAGTCACGGCCAAGTCCTCCGCGCAGCGGCGGAGCCAGCCGCAGCTCACCCAGATGTCCGTGCCCCTGGTCCACCAGGTGAAGAAGGCCGCCCCGCTGGCCGTGGAGGTCTTCAACAAGGTCCTCCACAGCTCCAACCCCGTGCCCCTCTATGCGCCCAATCTCAGCCCGCCCGCGGACAGCAGGATCCACGTGCCGGCCAGCGGGTACTGCTGCCTGGAGTGTGGGGACGCGTTTGCCTTAGAGAAGAGCCTGAGCCAGCACTACGGCCGGCGGAGCGTCCACATCGAGGTGCTGTGCACGCTGTGCTCCCAGACGCTTCTCTTCTTCAACAAGTGCAGCCTGCTCCGGCACGCCCGCGACCACAAGAGCAAGGGGCTCGTCATGCAGTGCTCACAGCTGCTCGTGAAGCCCATCTCTGTGGACCAGATGTTCGCGGCCGCCCCCGCGAACTCCCCGGCCCtggccgcccccgccgcccccgccgcccccgctgCCCCCGCTTCCCCCAAACACGGCCCGGCTCCGGGCGGTGCGGGCCCGGCCCTTCCGGCTCTGCCGCTCTACCCGGACCCCGTGAGGCTCATCCGGCACGGGATCAAGTGTCTCGAGTGTCACAGGCAGATACGCGACTACATGGCCATGGCTGCGCATTTCCAGAGAACGACGGAGGAGACCGAGGGGCTG ACTTGCCAGGTGTGCCAGATGCTGCTGCCCAATCAGTGCAGCTTCTGTGCCCACCAGCGGATCCACGCCCACAAGTCCCCCTACTGCTGCCCGGAGTGCGGGGCCCTCTGTCGCTCGGCCTACTTCCAGACCCACGTGAAGGAGAACTGCTTGCACTATGCCCGCAAGGTGGGCTACAG GTGCATCCACTGCGGGGTCGTCCACCTGACCTTGGCCTTGCTGAAAAGCCACATCCAGGAGCGACACTGCCAGGTTTTCCACAAATGTGCATTCTGCCCCATGGCCTTCAAGACTGCCAGCAGCACTGCGGACCACAGCGCCTCTCAgcaccccacccagccccacagACCCTCCCA GCTCATTTATAAGTGCTCCTGTGAAATGGTCTTCAACAAGAAGAGACACATTCAGCAGCATTTTTATCAGAATGCCAGCAAGACGCAGGTGGGCGTCTTCAAGTGCCCTGAGTGCCCACTGCTGTTCCTGCAGAAGCCGGAGTTGATGCAGCACGTCAAG agcACCCACGGTGTTCCCCGAAACGTGGACGAGCTGTCCAGCCTCCAGTCTTCGTCGGACACGGCCTCGAGCCGGCCTGGCTCTCGAGTTCCCACCGAGCCCCCGGCCGCCAGCGTGGCCGCTCGgggcagctccctgccctccggcCGCTGGGGCAGGCCCGAGGCCCATCGCAGGACCGAGGCCAGGCCCCGGCTGAGGAACACTGGCTGGACCTGCCAGGAGTGTCAGGAGTGGGTTCCTGATCGGGAGAACTACGTGTCCCACATGAAGAAGAGCCACGGTCGG ACGTTGAAGCGGTACCCGTGTCGGCAGTGTGAGCAGTCCTTCCACACCCCCAACAGCCTGCGCAAACACATCCGCAACAACCACGACACCGTGAAGAAAGTCTACACTTGCGG GTACTGCACAGAGGACAGCCCCAGCTTTCCTCGGCCCTCCCTTCTGGAGAGCCATATCAGCCTTATGCACGGTATCAGAAACCCTGATTTGAGCCAGACGTCCAAAGTCAGACCTCCGGGTGGACATTCCCCTCAG gTGAGCCATCTGAAAAGACCGGGCAGCGGAGCCGGGGACGCTCCGGGCACCAGCAATGGCGCGGCCGTCTCTTCCACCAAAAGGCACAAGTCCCTGTTCCAGTGTGCGAAATGTAGCTTTGCCACAGACTCGGGGCTCGAGTTTCAGAGCCACATACCTCAGCACCAGGCGGACAGCTCCACGGCCCAGTGTCTCCTCTGCGGCCTGTGCTACACCTCTGCCAGCTCCCTCAGCCGCCACCTCTACATCGTCCACAAGGTGAGagaccaggaggaggaggaggaggaggaggaggaggaggaggaggacgcgGAGGCGGTGGCGGAGGCCGCGGAGGCCGCGGAGCCAGAGGAGGGCTCCGGGGAGGAAGTGTCCATGGAGACCAGGGAGAACGGACTGGAAGAAGGTGCTGGAGAGCCTTTGTTGGGCGACACAGAGGCGAGGTCGCCAGGCCCGGCTCCTGAGGAGGACGGAGCCCAGGACGCTCAGAGTCAACCACAGGCCTCTCAGGACCAGGACAGCCACGCTCCGCCCCCTCAGGTGTGA
- the ZNF592 gene encoding zinc finger protein 592 isoform X2, with protein sequence MGDMKTPDFDDLLAAFDIPDPTSLDAKEAIQTPSEDNESPLKPAGMCMDESVSLSHSGSASDVPAVSVIVKNTSRQESFEAEKDHIAPSLLHNGFRGSDLPPDPHNLGHNCGKFDSTFMNGDSARSFPGKLEPSKSEPLPTFNQFSPISSPEPEDAIKDNGFGMKPKHSDGYFPPPPGCGPVGGPVLEALAKFPVPELHMFDHFCKKEPKPEPLPLGSQQEHERGGQKVGEPHKELDASRFFGEALEFNSHPSNSIGEPKGLALELGTCSSVPPRQRLKPAHSKLSSCVAALVALQAKRVASVTKEDQPGHTKEPSGPTKEGSKGSPKMPKSPKSPRSPLEATRKSIKPSDSPRSICSDSSSKGSPSVAASSPPAIPKVRIKTIKTSSGEIKRTVTRILPDPDDPSKSPVGSPLGSAVAEAPSEVPEDEVTALPAVERSPEAGANAGSPQGDKKGDESAPKASESSSSCCSSGSRAPKGAAPGPQTGRKQQQSAAPQVSAPAPASLLPKAVHLANLNLVPHSVAASVTAKSSAQRRSQPQLTQMSVPLVHQVKKAAPLAVEVFNKVLHSSNPVPLYAPNLSPPADSRIHVPASGYCCLECGDAFALEKSLSQHYGRRSVHIEVLCTLCSQTLLFFNKCSLLRHARDHKSKGLVMQCSQLLVKPISVDQMFAAAPANSPALAAPAAPAAPAAPASPKHGPAPGGAGPALPALPLYPDPVRLIRHGIKCLECHRQIRDYMAMAAHFQRTTEETEGLTCQVCQMLLPNQCSFCAHQRIHAHKSPYCCPECGALCRSAYFQTHVKENCLHYARKVGYRCIHCGVVHLTLALLKSHIQERHCQVFHKCAFCPMAFKTASSTADHSASQHPTQPHRPSQLIYKCSCEMVFNKKRHIQQHFYQNASKTQVGVFKCPECPLLFLQKPELMQHVKSTHGVPRNVDELSSLQSSSDTASSRPGSRVPTEPPAASVAARGSSLPSGRWGRPEAHRRTEARPRLRNTGWTCQECQEWVPDRENYVSHMKKSHGRTLKRYPCRQCEQSFHTPNSLRKHIRNNHDTVKKVYTCGYCTEDSPSFPRPSLLESHISLMHGIRNPDLSQTSKVRPPGGHSPQVSHLKRPGSGAGDAPGTSNGAAVSSTKRHKSLFQCAKCSFATDSGLEFQSHIPQHQADSSTAQCLLCGLCYTSASSLSRHLYIVHKTATRSWKDTRWQEQNPKRFRQGGEGVRD encoded by the exons ATGGGGGATATGAAAACTCCAGATTTTGATGACCTTCTGGCTGCCTTTGACATCCCAGACCCCACCAGCCTTGATGCCAAGGAGGCCATCCAGACCCCCAGTGAGGACAATGAGAGTCCCCTCAAACCCGCAGGCATGTGTATGGATGAGAGCGTGTCCTTGTCTCACTCAGGATCAGCCTCAGATGTGCCGGCCGTGAGTGTCATCGTCAAGAACACCAGCCGCCAGGAGTCGTTCGAAGCGGAGAAGGACCACATCGCTCCCAGCCTCCTCCACAATGGATTCCGGGGCTCAGACCTGCCTCCAGATCCCCACAACCTGGGTCACAACTGTGGGAAATTTGATTCAACTTTCATGAATGGAGACAGTGCCAGGAGTTTCCCCGGCAAGCTAGAACCTTCCAAGTCAGAGCCGTTACCGACCTTTAACCAGTTCAGTCCAATCTCCAGCCCAGAACCTGAGGATGCCATCAAAGATAATGGGTTTGGAATGAAGCCCAAGCACTCTGACGGTTATTTTCCACCCCCTCCTGGGTGTGGGCCTGTGGGGGGCCCAGTCCTGGAGGCTCTGGCAAAGTTTCCGGTCCCAGAGCTGCATATGTTTGATCACTTTTGTAAGAAAGAGCCCAAGCCAGAACCTCTGCCCTTGGGGAGTCAGCAGGAACACGAGCGAGGTGGGCAGAAGGTGGGGGAGCCTCACAAGGAGCTGGATGCCAGTCGATTCTTTGGGGAAGCTTTGGAATTCAACAGCCACCCCAGCAACAGTATTGGAGAGCCTAAGGGGCTTGCCCTGGAGCTCGGCACCTGCTCGTCAGTCCCCCCTAGGCAACGTCTGAAGCCAGCTCATTCCAAGCTGTCCTCTTGTGTCGCAGCCTTGGTGGCCCTGCAGGCCAAAAGAGTGGCCAGTGTCACCAAGGAGGATCAGCCTGGCCACACAAAGGAACCCTCAGGGCCCACTAAAGAGGGCTCCAAAGGCAGCCCCAAAATGCCCAAGTCACCAAAGAGTCCCCGGAGCCCCCTGGAGGCCACTAGAAAGAGTATCAAGCCCTCGGACAGCCCTCGGAGCAtctgcagtgacagcagcagCAAAGGCTCCCCTTCGGTGGCTGCCAGCTCCCCACCAGCAATTCCCAAAGTCAGGATCAAAACCATTAAGACGTCATCGGGGGAAATCAAACGGACCGTCACGAGGATCCTGCCGGACCCTGACGATCCCAGTAAGTCCCCCGTTGGGTCCCCTCTAGGGAGTGCCGTCGCTGAGGCCCCGAGCGAGGTGCCAGAGGATGAGGTCACGGCCTTGCCCGCGGTGGAGCGCTCTCCTGAGGCGGGCGCAAACGCCGGGAGCCCCCAGGGTGACAAGAAGGGGGACGAGAGCGCGCCGAAGGCCAGCGAATCTTCGTCTTCCTGCTGCAGCTCCGGGTCTCGGGCCCCCAAGGGGGCTGCCCCCGGCCCGCAGACGGGCAGGAAGCAGCAGCAGAGCGCGGCGCCTCAGGTGTCCGCGCCGGCCCCCGCCAGCCTCCTGCCCAAGGCCGTGCACCTGGCCAACCTGAACCTGGTCCCCCACAGCGTCGCCGCGTCAGTCACGGCCAAGTCCTCCGCGCAGCGGCGGAGCCAGCCGCAGCTCACCCAGATGTCCGTGCCCCTGGTCCACCAGGTGAAGAAGGCCGCCCCGCTGGCCGTGGAGGTCTTCAACAAGGTCCTCCACAGCTCCAACCCCGTGCCCCTCTATGCGCCCAATCTCAGCCCGCCCGCGGACAGCAGGATCCACGTGCCGGCCAGCGGGTACTGCTGCCTGGAGTGTGGGGACGCGTTTGCCTTAGAGAAGAGCCTGAGCCAGCACTACGGCCGGCGGAGCGTCCACATCGAGGTGCTGTGCACGCTGTGCTCCCAGACGCTTCTCTTCTTCAACAAGTGCAGCCTGCTCCGGCACGCCCGCGACCACAAGAGCAAGGGGCTCGTCATGCAGTGCTCACAGCTGCTCGTGAAGCCCATCTCTGTGGACCAGATGTTCGCGGCCGCCCCCGCGAACTCCCCGGCCCtggccgcccccgccgcccccgccgcccccgctgCCCCCGCTTCCCCCAAACACGGCCCGGCTCCGGGCGGTGCGGGCCCGGCCCTTCCGGCTCTGCCGCTCTACCCGGACCCCGTGAGGCTCATCCGGCACGGGATCAAGTGTCTCGAGTGTCACAGGCAGATACGCGACTACATGGCCATGGCTGCGCATTTCCAGAGAACGACGGAGGAGACCGAGGGGCTG ACTTGCCAGGTGTGCCAGATGCTGCTGCCCAATCAGTGCAGCTTCTGTGCCCACCAGCGGATCCACGCCCACAAGTCCCCCTACTGCTGCCCGGAGTGCGGGGCCCTCTGTCGCTCGGCCTACTTCCAGACCCACGTGAAGGAGAACTGCTTGCACTATGCCCGCAAGGTGGGCTACAG GTGCATCCACTGCGGGGTCGTCCACCTGACCTTGGCCTTGCTGAAAAGCCACATCCAGGAGCGACACTGCCAGGTTTTCCACAAATGTGCATTCTGCCCCATGGCCTTCAAGACTGCCAGCAGCACTGCGGACCACAGCGCCTCTCAgcaccccacccagccccacagACCCTCCCA GCTCATTTATAAGTGCTCCTGTGAAATGGTCTTCAACAAGAAGAGACACATTCAGCAGCATTTTTATCAGAATGCCAGCAAGACGCAGGTGGGCGTCTTCAAGTGCCCTGAGTGCCCACTGCTGTTCCTGCAGAAGCCGGAGTTGATGCAGCACGTCAAG agcACCCACGGTGTTCCCCGAAACGTGGACGAGCTGTCCAGCCTCCAGTCTTCGTCGGACACGGCCTCGAGCCGGCCTGGCTCTCGAGTTCCCACCGAGCCCCCGGCCGCCAGCGTGGCCGCTCGgggcagctccctgccctccggcCGCTGGGGCAGGCCCGAGGCCCATCGCAGGACCGAGGCCAGGCCCCGGCTGAGGAACACTGGCTGGACCTGCCAGGAGTGTCAGGAGTGGGTTCCTGATCGGGAGAACTACGTGTCCCACATGAAGAAGAGCCACGGTCGG ACGTTGAAGCGGTACCCGTGTCGGCAGTGTGAGCAGTCCTTCCACACCCCCAACAGCCTGCGCAAACACATCCGCAACAACCACGACACCGTGAAGAAAGTCTACACTTGCGG GTACTGCACAGAGGACAGCCCCAGCTTTCCTCGGCCCTCCCTTCTGGAGAGCCATATCAGCCTTATGCACGGTATCAGAAACCCTGATTTGAGCCAGACGTCCAAAGTCAGACCTCCGGGTGGACATTCCCCTCAG gTGAGCCATCTGAAAAGACCGGGCAGCGGAGCCGGGGACGCTCCGGGCACCAGCAATGGCGCGGCCGTCTCTTCCACCAAAAGGCACAAGTCCCTGTTCCAGTGTGCGAAATGTAGCTTTGCCACAGACTCGGGGCTCGAGTTTCAGAGCCACATACCTCAGCACCAGGCGGACAGCTCCACGGCCCAGTGTCTCCTCTGCGGCCTGTGCTACACCTCTGCCAGCTCCCTCAGCCGCCACCTCTACATCGTCCACAAG ACAGCCACAAGAAGCTGGAAGGACACCAGATGGCAGGAACAGAACCCGAAACGGTTCAGACAAGGAGGAGAGGGAGTGCGAGATTAA